A genomic window from Serratia liquefaciens includes:
- a CDS encoding ABC-three component system protein, producing MSNIEETLPGSAISSWGGFVYQGKVALYHCLKLLTAKSFQQRIIDNFELQLDSTDDFAIYCDGKVISTHQVKAKLSQYRSEYVKAIYKAACIATDCDENTIRYFHVAKELDNFENYTSNDGKIVEFYSYGDSKYCLLSKINELIDEQIELFLDTNNLIKTKNLIIEKSTLLSELITNKVIVIHNLVHNGQKQDYAAYHNRIASSIFWELLTSPPLNRTDEIYQALLTKEKITNIIETEFYNDLDAFSEKQIESISNVFRFIYSLNYNSAIQLHTSLQPHRQNNVIDEDDVRDYLDVVSAISHIPKLMGLPHYSKKINKYLPTALTIRDGRRRNTSFQEELKNHIRDNATLASLLYEYNNIIAYKVSDDTIISATSEKITKINDSKVNNNHIVREFNLRVISTDKAEAELNAK from the coding sequence ATGTCTAACATAGAGGAAACACTGCCAGGAAGTGCGATCAGTTCTTGGGGGGGCTTTGTTTACCAAGGGAAAGTAGCTCTTTATCACTGCCTGAAACTATTAACTGCAAAATCATTTCAACAGAGAATAATTGATAATTTTGAGTTGCAATTAGATAGCACAGATGACTTTGCTATTTATTGTGATGGCAAGGTGATCTCAACTCATCAAGTGAAAGCAAAGCTATCGCAATATCGTTCTGAATATGTCAAAGCTATTTATAAAGCAGCATGTATAGCTACTGACTGTGATGAAAATACAATCAGATATTTTCATGTAGCTAAAGAACTTGATAATTTTGAAAATTATACAAGTAATGATGGAAAAATAGTTGAGTTTTACAGTTATGGCGATAGTAAATACTGTTTACTATCAAAAATAAATGAATTGATTGATGAGCAAATTGAATTATTTTTAGATACCAATAATTTGATTAAAACAAAAAATTTAATTATTGAAAAATCCACTTTACTCTCAGAGCTTATAACTAATAAAGTAATTGTAATTCATAACTTAGTTCACAATGGACAAAAACAAGACTACGCAGCATATCATAATAGAATAGCAAGTAGCATTTTTTGGGAATTACTAACGTCTCCCCCACTTAATCGGACAGACGAAATATATCAAGCATTATTAACCAAAGAAAAAATAACAAATATTATTGAAACTGAGTTCTATAATGATTTGGACGCTTTTAGCGAGAAGCAAATTGAATCGATATCAAACGTTTTCAGATTTATTTATAGCTTGAATTATAACTCTGCCATACAATTACATACCTCTTTACAGCCTCACAGACAAAACAATGTTATAGATGAAGATGATGTCCGGGATTATCTTGATGTAGTATCAGCAATATCCCACATACCAAAACTAATGGGCTTGCCTCATTATTCTAAAAAAATAAATAAATATCTCCCAACAGCTTTGACAATTAGAGATGGAAGAAGACGAAATACTTCATTCCAAGAAGAGTTGAAAAATCATATAAGGGATAATGCTACACTTGCATCATTGCTTTATGAATATAATAACATAATAGCCTATAAAGTATCAGATGATACGATAATTTCAGCAACCTCAGAAAAAATCACAAAAATTAACGACTCTAAAGTGAACAATAACCATATTGTTAGGGAATTTAATTTAAGGGTTATATCTACTGATAAAGCAGAGGCGGAACTAAATGCTAAATAA
- a CDS encoding YejL family protein has protein sequence MPQSSRYSDEHVEQLLSELVNVLEKHHTPTDLSLMVLGNMVTNLINTSVAPVQRKTLARSFAEALQASIREDKAH, from the coding sequence ATGCCACAATCATCCCGTTACAGTGACGAACACGTCGAACAACTGCTCTCCGAGCTGGTTAATGTTCTGGAAAAACACCATACTCCCACCGATCTGTCTTTGATGGTGCTGGGCAACATGGTGACTAATTTGATCAATACCAGCGTTGCTCCGGTTCAGCGGAAGACGCTGGCAAGATCGTTTGCAGAGGCTCTGCAAGCTTCTATTCGTGAAGATAAAGCGCATTAA
- the yejM gene encoding LPS biosynthesis-modulating metalloenzyme YejM, whose translation MVTNRQRYREKVSQMISWGHWFALFNILLALGLGSRYLFVTDWPSSLLGRVYALVSLLGHFSFIVFAGYLLVIFPLTFVVMSQRLLRFISAALATAGLTLLLVDSEVFTHFHLHLNPVVWELVVNPDQSELARDWQLMFICVPVIFLVEMLFGTWSWQKLRSLNRQRFGKPLAVLFISAFFASHLIYIWADANFYRPITMQRANLPLSYPMTARKFLEKHGLLDSQEYERRLVQQGNPEAVAVEYPLNDLSYDDKGSGYNLLMIVVDGVREQDMKQDMPALTRFAQENIRFSDHYSSGNHADTGLFGLFYGISPSYLDSILAARKPSALISALSAQGYQFGLFSSDGFNASLYRQALLTDFTLPAPAQQNDSVTTQQWQRWLADQNSNAPWFSYINFRGAEPAVNEKTPAPADFIQRYRAGAQDVDAQIAQVLSTLKERGVLDKTVVVITAEHGVEFNDTGKGYWGAGRSFSQQQLQVPLIIHWPGTPAQTINKLTGHNDVMRTLMQRLLHVKTPAKDYSQGEDLFTAQRRNNWVATGDNSLLVITTPTQTLVLDSSGNYRAYDKNDKEIKDEKPQLALLLQVLTDVKRFIAN comes from the coding sequence ATGGTGACAAACCGTCAGCGTTATCGTGAAAAAGTCTCCCAGATGATCAGCTGGGGGCACTGGTTCGCCTTATTCAATATCCTGCTCGCCCTCGGGCTGGGTAGCCGCTACCTGTTTGTCACTGACTGGCCCTCTTCCCTGTTGGGCCGGGTTTATGCCCTGGTCAGCTTACTGGGGCATTTCAGCTTTATCGTTTTCGCCGGCTACCTGCTGGTTATTTTCCCGCTCACCTTTGTGGTGATGTCGCAGCGGCTGCTGCGATTTATTTCCGCCGCGCTGGCCACTGCCGGCCTGACGCTGTTGCTGGTCGACAGCGAGGTCTTTACGCATTTCCACCTTCACCTTAACCCGGTGGTGTGGGAACTGGTGGTCAACCCGGATCAAAGTGAGCTGGCGCGCGACTGGCAGCTGATGTTTATCTGCGTGCCGGTGATCTTCCTGGTCGAGATGCTGTTCGGCACCTGGAGCTGGCAAAAGCTGCGCAGCCTGAACCGCCAACGTTTCGGCAAGCCTCTGGCGGTGCTGTTTATCAGCGCCTTCTTTGCCTCGCACCTGATTTATATTTGGGCCGATGCCAATTTCTATCGCCCGATCACCATGCAGCGGGCGAACCTGCCGCTGTCGTATCCAATGACAGCGCGTAAATTCCTTGAGAAGCACGGCCTGCTCGATTCGCAAGAATATGAACGTCGGCTGGTGCAGCAAGGGAATCCGGAAGCCGTTGCGGTGGAGTATCCCCTTAACGACCTGAGCTACGACGACAAAGGCAGCGGTTATAACCTGCTGATGATCGTGGTAGACGGCGTACGCGAACAGGATATGAAGCAGGATATGCCTGCCCTCACCCGCTTCGCCCAGGAAAACATTCGCTTTAGCGATCACTACAGTTCTGGCAATCATGCAGATACCGGCCTGTTTGGCCTGTTCTACGGCATTTCGCCGAGCTATCTGGACAGCATTCTTGCCGCGCGCAAACCTTCCGCTCTGATCAGTGCGCTAAGCGCCCAGGGTTATCAATTTGGTTTGTTCTCGTCCGACGGCTTTAACGCCAGCCTGTATCGCCAGGCGCTGTTGACCGATTTCACGCTGCCAGCGCCTGCCCAGCAAAATGATTCGGTGACCACACAGCAGTGGCAACGCTGGTTGGCCGATCAAAACAGCAACGCTCCGTGGTTCTCTTACATCAACTTCCGCGGTGCAGAACCGGCAGTCAATGAGAAAACCCCGGCCCCGGCTGACTTTATTCAGCGCTACCGGGCCGGCGCGCAGGATGTGGATGCGCAGATTGCCCAGGTGCTCAGCACGCTCAAAGAGCGTGGCGTACTGGATAAAACCGTGGTGGTGATCACCGCAGAACACGGTGTTGAATTTAACGACACCGGTAAAGGTTACTGGGGGGCAGGCCGCAGCTTCAGCCAACAGCAGCTGCAGGTGCCGTTGATTATCCACTGGCCGGGTACGCCAGCGCAGACCATCAATAAACTGACCGGTCACAATGACGTAATGCGCACGCTAATGCAGCGTTTACTGCACGTGAAAACGCCTGCGAAGGACTACTCGCAAGGTGAAGACCTGTTTACGGCCCAGCGCAGAAACAACTGGGTGGCTACCGGCGATAACAGCCTGTTGGTGATCACCACGCCAACGCAAACCCTGGTGTTGGACAGCAGTGGCAATTACCGCGCGTACGATAAAAACGACAAAGAGATCAAGGACGAAAAACCGCAGCTCGCTCTGTTGCTGCAGGTATTGACCGACGTGAAGCGTTTTATCGCCAACTAA
- a CDS encoding integrase domain-containing protein: MARQTKPLNNTEVKNAKATERATILYDGDGLELLVKPGGSKLWRFRYYKPFTRKRAMISFGAYPAVSLSEARQLREDARLLLSKDIDPQEHKKTEQLRQKSATESTFEKVAGDWFKTKESAGLATHTLNDIWRSMSKYVFPHIGSMPIANITAQQFIGALEPTHAAGRLETVKRLSQRINEVMDYALNSGLVSVNPAARIGRTFHKPKVKHRPALPPEQLPLLMKTLAFASIGRQTRCLIEWQLLTMIRPAEASTIRWDEIDFAAKQWRTPAGRMKMKREHIVPLSEQALAILEVMKPISKHRDYVFPGYRNPLEPMNSQTANMALKRMGFKDLLVAHGMRAIASTVLNEKGFPPDVIEAALAHIDTNEVRRAYNRSQYLEQRREMMIWWGEYVEAASFGNSSISVIGKLTSTEGYTD; this comes from the coding sequence ATGGCGCGTCAGACAAAGCCCCTTAACAACACCGAAGTCAAAAATGCCAAAGCGACTGAACGTGCCACTATTCTGTATGACGGGGATGGCTTAGAGCTACTGGTTAAGCCCGGAGGCTCAAAACTCTGGCGATTCCGCTATTACAAACCTTTCACTCGCAAACGCGCAATGATTAGCTTTGGTGCTTACCCTGCTGTATCCCTCTCTGAGGCTCGTCAACTTCGTGAAGATGCCCGTCTTCTATTGAGCAAAGATATTGATCCGCAGGAGCATAAAAAAACCGAGCAGTTGCGGCAAAAAAGTGCCACAGAAAGTACCTTTGAAAAGGTTGCAGGAGACTGGTTTAAAACCAAAGAATCAGCGGGGCTGGCAACTCATACGTTAAACGATATCTGGCGTTCTATGAGTAAATATGTATTCCCACATATTGGCTCTATGCCCATTGCTAACATCACGGCTCAGCAGTTCATCGGAGCATTAGAGCCAACACACGCTGCCGGAAGACTCGAAACGGTTAAACGTCTAAGCCAGCGTATCAATGAAGTTATGGATTACGCTCTTAATTCTGGGCTGGTATCTGTAAACCCCGCAGCACGAATCGGGCGAACATTCCATAAACCAAAGGTAAAGCACCGCCCTGCCCTACCTCCAGAGCAACTCCCCCTTTTGATGAAAACTCTGGCATTTGCCAGTATCGGACGACAAACTCGCTGTCTTATCGAATGGCAATTACTAACGATGATACGACCTGCCGAAGCGTCAACGATTCGCTGGGATGAGATCGACTTTGCCGCAAAACAATGGCGTACCCCTGCTGGTCGCATGAAGATGAAACGTGAGCATATCGTTCCACTTTCTGAGCAAGCTTTGGCTATTCTGGAAGTGATGAAGCCCATCAGTAAGCACAGAGATTATGTTTTCCCCGGCTACCGGAATCCACTTGAACCTATGAATAGTCAGACAGCAAACATGGCGCTTAAACGGATGGGCTTCAAAGATCTGTTGGTGGCTCATGGAATGAGAGCTATTGCCTCAACAGTACTTAACGAGAAAGGTTTTCCACCAGACGTGATTGAAGCTGCTTTAGCTCATATCGATACTAACGAAGTCAGGAGAGCCTATAACAGATCACAGTATCTGGAACAGCGTAGAGAGATGATGATCTGGTGGGGTGAGTATGTAGAAGCAGCATCCTTTGGAAACTCATCAATCAGTGTTATTGGCAAGTTAACCTCAACAGAAGGATATACCGATTAA
- a CDS encoding ABC-three component system middle component 1, whose translation MLNNFIKQAIEDHQFIEVESTLENISFFKKEKDALRRYIITYRTDKLEDASFINELIINNTPTELLEAPAFAKNTDLIIVFQLDKLSNYKQYEKSIFDIEENAYHFKKYVLYYSNEENQLISGKNFNNLRAVLSDHEEFSTYKENPSRPSLYNMAARIFIKLPFLEMPDIEKDIVPIDLQINTLVDSLHLSEIYTKISTANKQSDVNLDMLIEELINEELEAIKAENK comes from the coding sequence ATGCTAAATAATTTTATAAAACAGGCTATTGAAGATCACCAATTTATAGAAGTTGAAAGTACGCTAGAAAATATTTCTTTTTTTAAAAAGGAGAAAGATGCATTACGTCGATATATAATAACCTACAGAACTGATAAACTTGAAGATGCGAGTTTCATTAATGAGTTAATTATTAACAACACCCCAACTGAACTTTTAGAAGCTCCAGCTTTTGCAAAAAACACTGATCTTATAATAGTTTTTCAACTCGACAAACTTTCAAATTACAAGCAATATGAAAAAAGTATATTTGATATAGAAGAAAATGCTTATCATTTCAAAAAGTATGTATTGTATTATTCAAATGAAGAGAATCAATTAATTTCCGGGAAGAACTTCAATAATCTTAGAGCAGTTCTCTCAGATCATGAAGAATTCTCCACATATAAAGAAAATCCATCCCGCCCCAGCTTGTATAACATGGCAGCTAGAATTTTCATTAAACTACCTTTTTTAGAAATGCCTGATATAGAAAAGGATATTGTTCCAATTGATCTCCAAATCAACACGCTGGTAGACTCATTACATTTATCTGAGATATATACTAAGATCAGCACAGCAAATAAACAAAGTGATGTAAATTTAGACATGCTAATTGAGGAATTAATAAATGAAGAACTGGAAGCTATCAAAGCTGAGAATAAATAA
- the yejK gene encoding nucleoid-associated protein YejK, protein MSLDIDQIALHQLIKRDEQTLDVVLRDTLLPTNAAVEEMMEELHRVYSAKSKAYGLFNEGSELAEALRTCRKEDKDFLAFSRAATGRLRDELAKYPFAEGGVVLFGQYRYLAAEYLLIAVLNSRNSSRVNEELDINTTHYLDINHADIVARIDLTEWETNPESTRYLTFLRGRVGRKVSDFFMDFLAAAEGLDTKAQNRGLLQAVDDYCADAQLDKNERQSVRQQVYSYCNEQLQAGEEIELQELSKEIAPVGEKDFLQFSSEQGYQLEDSFPADRGTLRQLTKFAGSGGGISMNFDAMLLGERVFWDAATDTLTIKGTPPNLRDQLLRRLGGGNK, encoded by the coding sequence ATGAGTCTGGATATCGACCAGATTGCTCTGCACCAGTTGATTAAACGCGACGAACAAACGCTGGACGTGGTGCTGCGCGATACTTTGCTGCCCACCAATGCGGCGGTGGAAGAGATGATGGAAGAGCTGCATCGTGTCTACAGCGCCAAGAGCAAGGCTTACGGCCTGTTCAACGAGGGCAGTGAGCTGGCGGAAGCGCTGCGCACCTGCCGCAAGGAAGACAAAGACTTTCTGGCTTTCAGCCGTGCGGCGACCGGTCGTCTGCGCGATGAATTGGCCAAATACCCGTTTGCCGAAGGGGGCGTGGTGCTGTTTGGGCAGTACCGTTATCTGGCGGCGGAGTATTTATTGATTGCGGTACTCAACAGCCGCAACAGTTCGCGCGTCAACGAAGAGTTGGATATCAACACCACCCATTATCTGGACATCAACCACGCCGATATCGTCGCGCGTATCGATCTGACCGAGTGGGAAACCAATCCGGAATCGACCCGTTACCTGACCTTCCTGCGAGGGCGTGTGGGCCGCAAGGTTTCCGATTTCTTTATGGACTTCCTGGCGGCGGCGGAAGGGCTGGACACCAAGGCGCAGAACCGCGGCTTGTTGCAGGCGGTTGACGATTATTGCGCCGATGCGCAACTGGACAAAAATGAGCGCCAGTCGGTGCGTCAGCAGGTTTACAGCTATTGCAACGAACAGTTGCAGGCCGGTGAAGAGATCGAGCTGCAGGAGCTGTCGAAAGAGATCGCGCCGGTGGGCGAGAAAGATTTTCTGCAGTTTTCCAGCGAGCAGGGCTATCAACTGGAAGACAGCTTCCCGGCCGATCGCGGTACGCTGCGTCAGTTGACCAAGTTTGCCGGTAGCGGCGGCGGCATCAGCATGAACTTTGACGCCATGCTGCTGGGAGAGCGCGTGTTCTGGGATGCGGCGACCGACACGCTAACCATTAAAGGCACGCCGCCGAACCTGCGCGATCAGTTGCTACGTCGTTTGGGCGGCGGCAACAAATAA
- a CDS encoding DEAD/DEAH box helicase — protein sequence MAFTLRPYQLEAVEATIKHFRQHPQPALIVLPTGAGKSLVIAELAKRARGRVLVLAHVKELVAQNHAKYRAYGLEADIFAAGLQQKDSAGKVVFGSVQSVARNLPLFDGAFSLLIIDECHRISDDDESQYQQIIQHLQKTNPQLRLLGLTATPYRLGKGWIYQYHYHGFTRGDARSLFRDCIYELPLRYMIKNGYLVPPERLDMPIVQYDFSRLEARSNGLFSEVDLNRELKQQNRITPHIISQIVEYAETRKGVMIFASTVEHAREIHGLLPSGEAALVSAETPAAERDALIEAFKQQQLRYLVNVAVLTTGFDAPHVDLIAILRPTESVSLYQQIVGRGLRLAPGKEDCLILDYAGNPHDLFTPEVGVSKPHSDSQPVQVFCPGCGFANLFWGKCTENGDIIEHYGRRCQGWLEDDEGHREQCDYRFRFKSCPHCGAENDIAARRCHQCQEVLVDPDDMLKAALKLKDALVLRCGGMELQSGRDEKGEWLKATYYDEDGTSTSERFRLQTPAQRKAFDMLFLRPHQRAPGVPFAWQNAADVLAKQALLRHPDFVVARKRGQFWQVREKVFDYQGRFRRANELY from the coding sequence ATGGCCTTTACTCTGCGCCCCTACCAACTGGAAGCGGTCGAAGCCACCATTAAACATTTTCGTCAGCACCCGCAGCCTGCGCTGATTGTGCTGCCGACCGGCGCCGGGAAAAGCCTGGTGATCGCCGAGTTGGCAAAACGCGCGCGCGGCAGGGTGCTGGTGTTGGCCCACGTGAAAGAACTGGTGGCGCAAAACCACGCCAAATATCGCGCTTACGGGCTGGAGGCGGACATCTTTGCCGCCGGTCTTCAGCAAAAAGACAGCGCCGGCAAGGTGGTATTTGGCAGCGTTCAATCGGTGGCGCGCAATCTGCCGCTGTTCGACGGCGCGTTTTCCCTGCTGATCATCGACGAATGCCACCGCATCAGTGACGACGACGAAAGCCAGTACCAACAGATCATTCAGCATCTGCAGAAAACCAATCCGCAGTTGCGGCTGCTGGGCCTGACCGCCACGCCCTACCGGCTGGGAAAAGGCTGGATTTATCAGTATCACTATCATGGTTTTACCCGCGGCGATGCCCGCAGCCTGTTCCGCGACTGCATTTATGAGCTGCCGCTGCGTTACATGATCAAGAACGGCTATTTGGTGCCGCCGGAACGGCTGGACATGCCGATTGTGCAGTATGACTTCAGCCGTCTGGAAGCCAGAAGCAACGGCCTGTTCAGCGAGGTTGACCTGAACCGCGAACTGAAGCAGCAAAATCGCATCACTCCGCATATCATCAGCCAGATCGTGGAATACGCCGAAACGCGTAAGGGAGTGATGATTTTCGCCTCCACCGTGGAGCATGCCCGTGAAATTCACGGGCTGTTGCCGTCAGGCGAAGCCGCGTTGGTCAGTGCAGAAACCCCTGCCGCCGAGCGCGATGCCCTGATTGAAGCGTTCAAACAGCAACAGTTGCGCTATCTGGTCAATGTCGCGGTACTGACCACCGGTTTTGATGCACCGCATGTCGATCTGATCGCCATCCTGCGCCCCACCGAATCCGTTAGCCTGTACCAGCAAATCGTCGGACGCGGATTGCGGCTGGCCCCCGGCAAAGAGGATTGCCTGATCCTCGACTACGCCGGGAATCCGCACGATCTGTTCACGCCGGAAGTGGGGGTCAGCAAGCCACACAGCGACAGCCAGCCGGTGCAGGTATTTTGTCCCGGCTGCGGCTTCGCCAACCTGTTCTGGGGCAAGTGCACCGAGAATGGCGACATCATCGAACATTACGGCCGCCGCTGTCAGGGTTGGCTGGAGGACGATGAAGGCCATCGCGAGCAGTGCGATTACCGTTTTCGTTTCAAAAGCTGCCCGCACTGCGGGGCGGAGAACGACATTGCCGCCCGCCGCTGCCATCAGTGTCAGGAGGTGCTGGTCGATCCCGACGATATGCTGAAGGCGGCGCTGAAGCTGAAAGACGCTCTGGTATTACGCTGTGGCGGCATGGAGCTGCAAAGCGGCCGCGATGAAAAAGGCGAGTGGCTAAAGGCGACCTATTACGACGAAGACGGCACCAGCACCAGCGAACGTTTTCGATTGCAAACGCCGGCGCAACGCAAAGCCTTCGACATGCTGTTCCTGCGCCCACATCAGCGTGCGCCTGGGGTGCCGTTCGCTTGGCAAAATGCCGCCGACGTGCTGGCCAAGCAAGCGCTGCTGCGTCATCCGGATTTTGTTGTGGCACGCAAACGCGGGCAATTCTGGCAGGTACGAGAAAAAGTGTTCGATTATCAAGGACGCTTCCGCCGCGCCAATGAGCTGTACTGA
- the rsuA gene encoding 16S rRNA pseudouridine(516) synthase RsuA, whose protein sequence is MRLDKFLSQQLGVSRALVARELRAKRVTVDGEVVKSGALKLAPEQVVAFDGNPLQQLTGPRYFMLNKPQGYVCSTDDPDHPTVLYFLDEPVAYKLHAAGRLDIDTTGLVLMTDDGQWSHRITSPKHHCEKTYLVTLEQPLAEDTAQRFAEGVQLHNEKDLTRPAQLEKIEDNLVRLTISEGRYHQVKRMFAAVGNRVIELHRERIGAIVMDEDLAEGEYRPLTEEEIASVGAPHLQD, encoded by the coding sequence ATGCGACTGGACAAGTTTTTATCTCAGCAGTTAGGTGTTAGCCGTGCGCTGGTAGCGCGTGAACTTCGGGCCAAACGCGTCACCGTCGACGGTGAAGTGGTTAAGAGCGGAGCGCTGAAACTGGCTCCGGAGCAGGTGGTGGCGTTTGACGGCAACCCGCTGCAGCAGCTCACGGGCCCGCGCTACTTTATGCTCAACAAACCGCAGGGTTACGTGTGTTCCACGGACGATCCCGATCATCCGACGGTGCTGTATTTCCTCGATGAGCCGGTTGCCTACAAGCTGCACGCCGCCGGTCGCCTGGACATCGATACCACCGGCCTGGTGTTGATGACCGACGACGGTCAATGGTCGCACCGTATCACCTCGCCGAAACACCACTGTGAGAAAACCTATCTGGTGACGCTGGAGCAGCCGCTGGCGGAAGACACCGCGCAGCGCTTTGCCGAAGGCGTACAGTTGCATAACGAAAAAGACCTGACCCGTCCCGCGCAACTGGAAAAGATAGAAGACAACCTGGTGCGTTTGACCATCAGTGAAGGACGTTATCACCAGGTGAAACGTATGTTTGCGGCAGTCGGAAACCGGGTTATCGAGCTGCACCGCGAACGTATCGGCGCCATCGTGATGGATGAGGATTTGGCCGAGGGCGAATACCGTCCGCTGACCGAAGAAGAGATTGCCAGCGTGGGCGCTCCGCACCTGCAGGATTAA
- the rplY gene encoding 50S ribosomal protein L25, which yields MFTINVEVRKDQGKGASRRLRVANKFPAIVYGGEEAPVSIELDHDSVKNMESKPEFYSEAVTLVIDGKETKVKVQAVQRHPFKPKLAHIDFRRV from the coding sequence ATGTTCACTATCAATGTAGAAGTACGTAAAGACCAGGGTAAGGGTGCGAGCCGCCGCCTGCGTGTTGCTAACAAATTCCCAGCTATCGTTTACGGTGGCGAAGAAGCTCCAGTTTCCATCGAACTGGACCATGATTCTGTTAAGAACATGGAATCCAAACCAGAATTCTACAGCGAAGCAGTAACTCTGGTTATCGACGGTAAAGAAACCAAAGTTAAAGTTCAGGCTGTACAGCGTCACCCGTTCAAGCCGAAACTGGCTCACATCGACTTCCGTCGCGTTTAA